The following is a genomic window from Xyrauchen texanus isolate HMW12.3.18 chromosome 6, RBS_HiC_50CHRs, whole genome shotgun sequence.
TCTAGAACCATGACAACATCATTCCGCTACCCGATGATATTCTCACAACCTTTCAACCCTTTTTATCCTCTTTAGTAAACTAGTCAGACAGGGATAATAACTGAACATTGAAGATATAGAAATGTAAAAAGTTGGCATAGTCCATGATGCTTGGCTCCTCATCAGTGAAGCCTGACAGAGTGTTATGACTGAGACTTAATGGGGTTAGCCTACCTGTTATATCATAGCCACAGCAGAGCTGCTGCTGTACTTAAAatataagtcagaagtttacatacaccttagccaaatacatttaaactcagtttttcactatTTCTGAGATTTAttcatagaaaatattccctgtcttataTCAGTTAGGATCGCTACTTTATTATAAGTatgtgaaatgccagaataaaaatagagagagatatttatttcatcttttattactttcatcacattcctagtgggACAGTTgttcacatacactttgttagtatttgaaaGCATTGCCGTTAAATTGTTTAACATCTGTCAAACTTTtcgggtagccttccacaagcttctcacaataagttgctggaattatggatcattcctccagacagaactggcgtaactgagtcaggtttgtagtcctccttgctcacacactttttcagttctgattgagatcagattgaggtcagggctttgtgatggacactccaataccttgactttgttgtccttacgccattttgccacaaatttggaggtatgcttggggtaattgtccatttggaagacccatttgtgaccaggctttaacttcctggctgatgtcttgagatgttgcttcaactatatcaacataattttatttcctcatgatgccatctattttgtgaaatgctccagtccctcctgcagcaaagctcccccacaatatgatgctgccaccaccatgctttatggttgggatggtgttcttcggcttgtaagCCTCACCTTTTTCTCtcaaaacataacgatggtcattatggccaaacagtttaattTTGGTTTAATTagaccaaaggacatttctccatttgtccccatgtgcacttgcaaactgtagtctgcctttttttatggtggttttggagcagtggcttcttccttgctgagcatcctttcaggttatgttgatattggACTCGTTTTActttggatatagatacttgcctacctgtttcctccagcatcttcacaaggtcctttgagacgaaatgtgtctccttcctgagcggtatgatggctgcttgTTCCCGTTGATAAACAATGACCTCAATCCTTTTCGCTAGAAAAAGCGGACAGTGTGGGAATATGACAGCCATTTCAACATTTTCAATTTCCCTGTGACAGATCACTGTACATTAAAATGGACTCGAACAGCTGTGGAACGTAACAATTGATCAGTGCAAAGCAATTGTCCAGCAGGGGAATTTAATGTGCTGATCAATTGACGATGGATTTTCCCTTATTGGCTCTTTACATCTCAGTGAACCTGTGTCAGATAAGTGCAAAAGTTTGAAGAAAATTGTCTGGAAAatattgtggaggtccacaatttttttctgaggtcttggctgattactttggatttttccatgatgtcaagcaaagaggcactgagtttgaaggtaggccagaCACTACATCCACAGGTACTCTTCCAATTCAATACACCTCGTATCTGAATCTAACTGGCTAATTAGCCCATTACTCTTAAAGGCAAAGTTATCTTCTGACCCACATGAATTGTgatctagtcaattaaaagtgatacAATCCATCTGTAAACcatttttggaaaaaattactaaatagatgtcctaaacgactaaaagtatagtttgctaatatgaaatctgtggagtaaaaaaatttattttaatgacttcatcctaagtgtatgtaaacaactGACTTCAGCTGTATTAGAAGAGGGTTTCGAGGAAATTAATCTAAACTGTCTCAGATCTGGATTAGCAGTTGCATGCACTGTTTTATCCTTGGAATGTTCCTCATTGGAAAGGCCTTCTGTTTTCAGAGAAGGTTATTCTAAAATACTTAATTTGCTGTAGGGTTAAAAGTAAACGCATGCAGCTATTAATAGTGTTAAACTGTACTTTAATCTTGCATTGCAGGTGCATTTCAAAATATCTGTGAACACAAATATTGATTAAAAGATCATAAAGCAATGGTTTCAATTCTTTTGAGATATGGTTCCCTTTAATGAGCAAAAGGCACAACCCTCAAAGGGatggttaacccaaaaatgaaaattctcttatgatttactcactctcctgacatcccagatgtgtacgacattctttcttctgcagagcacaaatgaagatttttagaagaatatttcagctctctaggtccatacagtgcaagttaaTGGGTTTTAACCTCCCAAATCCATAAAATTTGgttgaactaacactttaaagaGTTTCCTAAATCGGTAATAGTCCGTTTTAGGCAGCAGTACAGAATTCTGTCTTATTAGCAATCTTTTGTTCACTGTTTTGGCTATTGCATGTGCCTTTCACATTTAAAAAGTGACTTATGTGAGAAGAAGCGAGTTTGAGGTGCTCAAAAGGAATGGCTCAGTAGGGTTTTAGATCTGCTGAGTCTGACTTACTTTTAAGGGATCACATGGGGGAAAGTGGTGGCCATCTTCGCCGTAGCTGCTGGCCTGGCTGTGGACTGTGTGCGCCAGGGCCATCCAGTCATGGTGCATACCATCGTGGATAGTCTGGGAGAGTTTGTGCATAGGAGCCTGGTGCCATGGCTAAAAAATAGAGGAGGATGGGTAAGTGACCATTCTCTGTAATTCCTTCTCTATGAACCAAGCGTACTCCTGACCTCTAGAGGCCATATGGTGAAATACTTCATTGTTGTCCATTTGTTCTGTGGCTACACAGCATTAAGGCGCATTTATGCAGGAAATCTCAACTTGTTTTGCTTTAGGACACATATTTTCATTGGCCATCAAATTTGACCCATACCAAAACGCTTTATCATATGAAAGTAACAACTTTTcaaaaaatcaaacacaaagtttatttttattacaatgaaCTGCATATGCCCAACAGAAtaatattcaaatgtattaaCATCACAGGCTGAATAGTTAAACTAATTGTTTTCTTTATCCTGTAGTTTTGAGGATTCTTTCAAGAGCTTAttacatagacagacatacaatTTTGGTTTTGGTAAAACAACTATTAAAATTCATGTTAAAGTGGTATAAACATGTCAAATAACAGCTTATTCCTTTAAAACTCTCTTTCCAGGGGGACATTTCAAAATGTGTGGTGAACATGGACTCTAGTGCACATGATCATTGGTTGTCAACAGCTGTATTAACGTGGAGGCATTTCTTTAAGACCATGTACATCTACCTGATGAAGTAGCCTTGTGCAAGTAATTGTGATGACTGAGAACTGAATCCTTCCCTCCCAGAACTACTTGAATGACTGACTGTACTGTTTGTGGAGTCCTGGGGAGCAAACAGTCCCTCACAAAGTTCATAGCACGTTATCCAGGttcatttgcactttaatctcaTTGAACCTTTATTATAATACTATGCTCCAACAAATACTATGACCCGAAATTCTGGGAACAGATGGCACTGAAAGAGAAAAGTGCTATATTCATTGTTGGAGCAACAATGTCTTTCCTCCTCAGTTTGACTCTGAAAGTAATGGAGTCCATTTTATGCTGATGCATTCTTCTGAGATTTTTAACTGAATGATTGTGATGAGTGAAATATTGTAATGTTTGACTCTGACAATCAATTGTCAGatttatatttctacaaaatcGCTAAAATGATGTTTGGAATGTCACTTTGCTTTATTATACAGTTTGAGTGGTATGTATACCACCTGAGTTGTCACCAGCTATACATCTTGAAATAAAGATTTTAACCATATAGAGCAACTGAAAATAATTTAACTGAGAGGGTAtagaaaagatgaaaaaaaataaataaataaccaggaAGCTTTCTGTCAGTGCTATTCAATTTCTTTGTGAATTAATCACCCCATATTCCCTTCTAATTACAATTTACAGACATTCAAAACTTTGTTGTATTGAAGTAACTATTACTGGAAATAATTTATTCACTGATCACATATTTTAGAGGttaactggtaacactttacaatgaggttcatATGTTGACATGAATAGCAATGACCAGTAACACCTTTTAGTAATATTGGTTAGTGTTTTAAACATTTACTTACAATTttgtattaaaacaattttttttcaccAGTTTCTTCAGAGACAGATTTCTccattaataacatttaaataatgtaatatgcAAAAAGGCTTTCATACTCTGATTTAGTTGTTCTACATTACACCAGACCCCTCTATATAATGTAACAGTATTAGCAAAGTTGCAATGTTAACATTCCTATTAACGCACAGTATATTGCCTATAGCATTCCCATCACCAGCAGGTTGCTATATATGAACCATAAGAATTGTGCATAAAACAAGACGTACATTAGTACAAGTGATTTATGGTATCACAATTTCCTCCCACATTTCAGCTGGTCAATCAGTCCTGCTGTAGGTGATGTGCAAATGCTGCATCAGAGGCTGTCCTTCCAACACTATAGAGACAGTCTGTTCCAGCCTTCCATCTGGCTTCAGCTATCCAGTGCCTTGAGATCTGATCAAAATAGAAATTAGTAgtgaaacatacatttttaagcctATACTACATagccaaaagtatttggacaccccAACACCACATCCATATGTGCATTTCAAAACCATGGGCATTAGGAGAGTTGCCCCTCCCTTTGTAGCTATACCAGCATCCGCTCTTTTGGTACGGCTTTCCACTAGATATTGAAACAAACAATGGCTGATTCCATTCAGAACAGCACCAGGTACTGATGTTGGCCGATTCGGCATGTCTTGCAGTATTCCGATTCACCACAAAGGTGTTCCAATAGGGTTCAGGTCAAGAGTTTTGTCCAgaccagtcaagttcttccacattAGACTTGGGAGTTAGCATTTTTACTGGAGGAATCCTATGACAGTGCCATGTTGTCCCTAcagttttggtcatatttttatttaatattatctGGTATGTTCACCGGTTAAGAACTGTTCAAGTGTTAATATTTTTCTGTGCAAGATATGCAAGGTATGTTATTTGGTGGAATGCTAATTATCACAAAATGCACAGgtatgtatgaaatgtgctatattagAGTTTAtcattgtttcactgttgccgATAAAGCATAAGTACAACTCTGTATACTTTTTGAAACCTGCTGACTCCTTGGTAAAAGATGTTCTAGCCAAGAACAGTGCTTTGCAGAGTCGGCTTGATGTCCAGTGATTTCCCGCTTCTCAATCTCCACCAGACCAGGAAGTGACATTTGGTTTTGATAGACAATACactatatattgcaatattttgatTAACGTACCTGACTCAACATAAATGTAATACCGTTTAGTTTTGTCCGAAGATGAAGGCCACAATGTTGGTACCTGGCTGAAGCCTAATAAATCCACATTCTCCGTGAAGAGGCTTTTTGCTTTTTGGAATGCATTTAACCTGTATTAAAAGTAACTAAATGTTAACTGCCATTCCTACTTATTCAAATGGCAAAGCCTGGCTTTCAGAGTGTGGGTCAGAGTGAACAATATCAATAATAGCCTACCCCCTACAAAAAAAGTGCAATGCATATTTTTTCCTTACATAAAATTGATCACGGGCTGTCCCACATGTCCCAATGCAAAGAGTAACGAAAAGGTGCGATGGAGGAGAAAGAGCCCACTCCTGGTTCATCAGACTGCCAGGTTCCCAGAAGTCAGTCCAGCAGGACTGCGGGGTTCAGCTCCGCTGAGGACACACGCAAACCACTGCCACACCGTAAACCACAATGATTAAATATGCAAGCGGTTACCTTTTGGTGCAGCCACTGTCACCGAGCATTTTATTGAACGACTGTTAATAATACCTTTGACGTTTGTTGTGCTTATTAATGAATGGATGACAGACAATACACAAGGCATTAGAAAAAGAAAATCAAGTGTCTACGAATTTTAATTTGATCCTACCAGACTGGTTAAATGGGCATGACATTCCGCTTGATATTTTCAGATAACCAGGAATTTATTAGCAGTGTAAATTATAGTAATCGTATTTAGGATGTGCTGTAGCTGAACTACATCTTGCCATCACAGTGCGTATTTACGTCATGATTCTGGGAGATAGTAATCAGAGACTAACAACCAATTTGACGTGAAATCTTTAGATTTGAGACAATAATTATTCActatagtgtatgtatataatatcaataatattaattaattaataaatataatatatttagtttgtgttctgcagaagaaagtcatacacatctgggcagGGTCTGTATATTGGTCaaggcccctttcctattaaacaaaatagagtttaaaatgtgttgtgGGGCCCCCTTGGACCTGTGAGACCCTAGAATCGTTCCCATCTTTCACCACACTAGAGGCcctgcatctgggatggcaagagggtgagtaaatgatgagagaatcttcctTTTTGGGTTAACATTCTCTTTAAAGAGTGACAAATATTAAGCGTCCCACTTTGACAATACAATTGTCCAAcagtattgttttaaaaaatctgGGATTTGGTACAAAAAACAGAGGTAAACCAACATGTAACTTTTACAGCTTAATTCAACAGTATAACAGCTCtacaggtgaaataaaaacaataacgTTGGCATTTGCTGTATCCTTCATCATtgattcatccatatttttatcctaacTTCAGtgcatatttagttattttgatgAAATATATAAACTGTTCTAAACTGAAGAGAGGGCATACAATAAAGGCTTAATTGGGTAAATAGGCCTACTAGGAGTAGATACATTGCAAAATAAGAGTTCCCGGTGTGTTTCagtgtttatagttaaaagtcacGCGCTATATACACACCAAAGTGAATTTTTTTCTGGTAATCTTTGGGAATTTTGGTGAGTTTAAAAACGGCACCtggtattttatacatttttgaccCTTGTGGCCTCGTGTTTGtaccaattacagtaattaaatactttattaatattaataggtTATATCGGCCTTCTCAACCATCATCAGTATCGGGAAAATCCATGATCAGTGGACCTCTACATCAAAGATAGACGAAATACTGGGGGAAATACTATCTTAATTTTTGCTTTGTGTCCAACTTTGCTCATATTCACCATAAATACACTAAATATAGGCAGACGATtgaaacaattaattattttatgagtGAATAGACCCGATTGATAAATATTTGTCTAGAAAAATTAATAACCCAAagaaattgtgtatttatttatttatttgttttactagGAGAACATGACTTTTAATTAAGCGGTAAATAAACGGACTTGTATTTCAGACCAGGTAAGTCATACCTATTTTCGACGCACACAAAGATAACTCAGACGAGTGTCGTATATTTGAGAAGCACCATATTCCTGATACAAATTGTATCAAATTctgataaataaattaaaaaaatattatttgctgATAATCAACATGTTGGTCTCTTGAAAATTACCGTCTTGTTAGACTATATGCAGTCGGGTTACCGATAAAGAGGACTGTTCGAGACTTAACTGAAGTCATCATGGCTGCCCGTGTTGAGTTTCCCCAGAGTTTGGTGCAAGGCCGCGACAAGAACGACCAACTAAAAACAAGTGGAACATTTCAGGATGAAGTCACAGAAGAAGAAATTACAAAGTTTGAAGGTGGAAGAGGGTAAGCAGTCTAGGCATTCTCAAACCTTGTGTGGCAAAGACGTTAAAGGATGTTGCTTTGGGCTACTTATTCGCTTAAAACTACTGGTACACTTGatatatttcacataattaaGACTGGACGTTTATTTTTCCATCTGGCACAGGCGGAAAGAGGACGCCACCGTACAGACGCTTTTGCAGTCTCCAAAACCACGCAAACCTCTTGTGCTTAGACAGCATAATCAGACCAGTCACAATTATTTGGAAAGGCAagttttaacatttaaacatttatttcattgtATGCTATTGTGGTCTCACTCAACTTATAAATAATAGACATATCTGATTATTGTCATTCCATTTTACATAGATTGCCCTCTGAGATCATCCAGAAGATACTTTCTTTTTTGGATGCTTCCTCCCTCTTTAACGTCAGCTTTGTCAACAAGCGGTTTCATGATCTGGCTAACAACAAGTGAGTGCATAAAATAAAGGACAACTGTATGTAAAATAGAATGAAGAATACTAATTATATATAGAATACTATATATATTAAGGTCTTATATTATCCGTCCAGTGCTCTCTGGTATGCATTTTATGCCGGTGAGATTGAGAAGAAAAAGTGGAGGCCCCGAGCAAGTATGGTGACCGAAGCCCTGACCACTGCAAGTGTGCAAGGGAAACCTGGGGGATATTTTAAGAAGCTGCTGCTCAAGGAGATGGCTGGCTACAGGGACACCATGTGGAAAAAGGAGCTAAGACACATGAACCCCCACACAGGCATGCCAGTTTTAACAGAGCAAGTTCTCAGGTAAGACATTCCAACTTGCATGTTCTCATTGAACGTCAGACAGAATGGCAGATCTTTAAGGTCAAGTTATACTTATGGCATGCTCATTACCTGCTTTACCTGTGACTTATATTACccataataacaatgtaaaaatttAACAACTGGTGTTTGACAGTAGGTTGCGTATTCAGTGGGAGATCACACTCACCCAAAACAATGGACACACGACTGTCTTTGAGCAAACACACACCTTTTTTGAAGATTCATCCGTTACAGTGTGCTGGATCCATGGCATCTGGCTACACATGTTCCGTGTTGCTTCACTACAGCTTCATGGAATAATGTGTCCAACACCGCATGCTACAGGAGACAGGTAAAGAACAAAGCTGAAAATTCAATGCTGAAAGGAACATTTctcacaaaaattacaattctgccaccatttactcaccctcatgtcatcctgaaGCAGTACAAATcaatgggaaaacaaaacatggGAAAACAAaatacgtttaaaaaaaatatatattttttaaataactttttaaagaaTTGTACTTGCAATGTGGACTGAGGCTTTCAAGCTTcataaaggatgcaaaagcaccataaaagtattaaTAAAGGAGTagatatgactcatgcactatattccaaggcttctgaagacataccaTAGCTTTATTTTAGGAACAGACTGAAACaatgtcattattcactgataatcttcaaaTCTAGACTGCTAGTAAATGCTGGAAGTGATAATTGAGTCAGATTCGTGTGTGAATCATTCAGGTAGTGAGCTAGATCAACCGtctcaaaagaacgattcattTGTAACATTGATACTTCTCTCATGAACGCACTAAGGAGAGCTAAGACTGAACAATAACAaattctgttcctcacataagctatcatatggcttaaTTTCtaatttactgtcattaaatggaaaagagtCAATTGGACATTTActcaaaaattcaccttttgtgttccctaGAAGAATAAAGAAGGTGTtaagaaggtgagtaaataatggcagaactTTTCAGTTTGATTGAACAattccttttaaaaataaaaatgctcacCTAATTGATGCGTCTCGTCTTTAGGCCAAGGTGGCGTTCTCTGATTCACAAAACAAAGTTTAGTAGGGCAGTACAATGGTCATTTCTTGGATCTGACTCACTTGTGAAGTTGTTGCAGTTTGATAAATGCATCACTGTTGGAGTCTGGCGGGTATGTTCAGACAagcagggatagttcacccaaaaatgaaaatcctcttatttactcaccctcatgccattccagatgtgtatgactttctttattctaatGAAagcaaacagagatttttagaaaaagatttcagctctgtaggtccatgcaatgcaaatggatggtgaccagaactttaaggctccaaaaagcacataaaggcagcataaaagtaatccatatgactccattggtttattctatgacttctgaaatttaaTGATGGGTGTAGGTAAGAAATCCGATAGTAGGTAGATTTCCGATAAATTCTCCTCGCTGCCCATTagttggcaatatgcatgaagaaaacaAATCGCAAAAAACAAAGGAAGAAGGTCTCTTTGGAGAAAAGAGCACTTAGGGAGGCTGGTGAAAGTAGacctttatagtaaaaaaaggacttaaagggatagttcacccaatcatGGAGAGAAacatttagaagaatagctcggctctataggtccatacaatgcaagtgaatggcgatcagcattttaaagctccaaaaagcacagacaatcatagtaaaagtaatcaatttgactccagtggttaaatgaatgtcttctaaagagatACTATTGCTTTAAgtaagaaaccgatcaatatttaggCCCTTTTCCCTATAATTGCTCACTTTGGTTCGCTCTCCAATGCGTGCCCATGAGCGGAATCAGTTCAAGTTGCCTCTCGTGTTACGTATgctggcatgttcaaatgaaagcaaaaccaatgaaccttctgtacagcattctcttgtaaacaaattgAGCtgaatttttggagcttcagagttctggctaccattcacctgcactgaatggacctacatagctgaaatatttttctaaaaatcttcatttgtattctgcagaagaaagtcatgccatggcatgagggggagtaaattagagaatttttatttttgggtgaaccactcCTTTAAATAATTTCAATACAAGTCACTTTCTATAGAATAAGCATTTTTGTAAATACTATTTAACATTATGTCTATGTGGACTGCGAacaaatgttgtgttttatgttaatCAATGGTGTTTGCAGGGCAGTTGGAAAATTGCCTTTATCATGGTGAACCTGCACTTCCACAAACTGATTGAAAGAAGTCTCCTTGGGTCAAGATTTTGGTATATGAATGGTCATTATTGTCAATTATTTTGTCACTGAAGTTGGCAACATTCCACATAGTCCCTTTACATGTACAGTATCTTCTTTCACATCAATAGTCCCTACATACCTACTGAGGACAATGCTGTGGACCCAGACTCTGGTCACCATGGATACACTCTGCACATTGTTCTTCACAATCCAGTTCGGCAAATCATGTGCGGCCATTTCCCCAGATTGTTCACCAGCAGAGGTAAATTACAACATTTTAGCTCCTTTTAAAGCCTGATCTTCTAACAGCTGTGAAGACAATGGAAAAAACCTATTTGGAGTTGAATAGTTTGcttttaattttatgtttaccAGTGACATCTCAAGGGGAATATTTGCTGGTGAGTGCCATTAATTCCACTGATGTGTCAAAGCACATACCTGTAGGGAAGGTCAGTCTTCCATGGCAAGCAATGGGACTGGAGGGAGCTGCTGAGGTACATGTGATTCACTCCTAATCCATAGACAGACTAGCCACTTTATTTAgactttatttattcattaaactgACTGGTTAGTCGGTGGTGTATGCTTTGTATAGGATAGTCTTTTAAAAATGTGGATTGTATCACTGATTGTTTGTCATTGAGTCTGAATGTGAAAACTGGTCCAAAATGTTGAAGTACTGGGTTGTACTGTTATGTACCTTGGTGTCACTTTTTCAGTTGATGAAACATTGTTTTTCCCCAAAAAAAGGTCACGTCTAGTTTTCTATTTTTGTCCAAAGACCTAAAGGGGGTTTCACATCAAAAGCTAAAGGTGGTCTTTtgcttttaaaatttgtattgattcttatgtgaaatatggaataaagaacaaaaaacaaataatacacaCTGAATCAACTTAACAAATAAAAGACTTGCATATTGTATCAAATTGTTAAAAACAAGATGGAGGGAATGGAGGGACTGTAGTAGATAATTGAATTCGGGGATGCAATtaatttttataacattgaccttCCCTGCCATAGACGCATGCAGTGAAGCCC
Proteins encoded in this region:
- the LOC127645693 gene encoding LOW QUALITY PROTEIN: F-box only protein 15-like (The sequence of the model RefSeq protein was modified relative to this genomic sequence to represent the inferred CDS: inserted 1 base in 1 codon) — protein: MAARVEFPQSLVQGRDKNDQLKTSGTFQDEVTEEEITKFEGGRGRKEDATVQTLLQSPKPRKPLVLRQHNQTSHNYLERLPSEIIQKILSFLDASSLFNVSFVNKRFHDLANNNALWYAFYAGEIEKKKWRPRASMVTEALTTASVQGKPGGYFKKLLLKEMAGYRDTMWKKELRHMNPHTGMPVLTEQVLSRLRIQWEITLTQNNGHTTVFEQTHTFFEDSSVTVCWIHGIWLHMFRVASLQLHGIMCPTPHATGDRPRWRSLIHKTKFSRAVQWSFLGSDSLVKLLQFDKCITVGVWRGSWKIAFIMVNLHFHKLIERSLLGSRFCPYIPTEDNAVDPDSGHHGYTLHIVLHNPVRQIMCGHFPRLFTSRVTSQGEYLLVSAINSTDVSKHIPVGKVSLPWQAMGLEGAAERCCMMTLTVLDEGERPFWCVSSPVKMAIKYQRVLALDCEGEQFYIFYEDVXGKVKMVFEWMEELQQYFLVQLIVMFPTAKVKKHFGGKCSTDTDEV